The Marinobacter subterrani genome has a segment encoding these proteins:
- a CDS encoding Crp/Fnr family transcriptional regulator has product MNSVFRPDASSPPCMLGEDNPDIIHQEAAPSSTALLNGLGRIFGVRVAGHEDDPGVRFLADLARLFHQRRVDADTNLEKHDSPWANVYLIQYGILRLFREAPNGKISVHHFFSEGDMVWPVFGRTRTVRNTLCLTPSTPATLWVADFSSFRSAIQSHGEGLWPKFALALTEEIAELTSMREFRKHTMPARDRYQLLLEEYPELVRRVPDNQLASWLGVVPATFSRLKTGAAAKQL; this is encoded by the coding sequence ATGAATTCGGTTTTCAGGCCAGACGCATCCTCGCCCCCCTGCATGCTGGGAGAAGACAACCCGGACATCATCCATCAGGAGGCCGCGCCCAGCTCGACGGCGCTGCTGAACGGTCTGGGCCGGATATTCGGTGTTCGGGTGGCAGGCCATGAGGACGATCCCGGCGTGCGGTTTCTGGCAGACCTCGCCCGCCTGTTCCATCAGCGCCGGGTAGACGCGGACACCAACCTGGAGAAACACGACTCGCCCTGGGCCAACGTCTACCTGATCCAGTACGGCATACTCCGGCTGTTCCGTGAGGCGCCCAACGGCAAAATCTCCGTCCACCACTTTTTCTCCGAGGGCGACATGGTGTGGCCCGTCTTTGGCCGCACCCGCACCGTGCGCAATACCCTGTGCCTGACGCCCAGCACGCCGGCAACACTCTGGGTTGCGGACTTCTCATCCTTCAGATCCGCCATTCAGTCTCATGGGGAGGGGCTGTGGCCGAAATTCGCCCTGGCCCTGACCGAGGAAATCGCCGAACTGACCAGCATGAGGGAGTTCCGGAAGCACACAATGCCCGCCCGGGACCGATACCAGTTGCTGCTGGAAGAATACCCGGAACTGGTCAGGCGTGTGCCGGACAATCAGTTGGCATCCTGGCTGGGTGTCGTACCGGCAACCTTCTCC